taatttaaaatctcgaatcatttcctctttggaagagataactcactatgaacaaaggttgacTCTTACCAAGAATACTCTGTGTAATCTAAAAAGAGaatttagtgagttaactgatatttctgaagatctagaggaattgaacgatcccataatcaacgagtttttcaataatgaaaagGAGTTTTCCGTAGAcgccctgagaaagatctacaatgcctaaaaagtcttctttttgatttagtatgaagaataactagtgctttgaatagcgatgattgtgactacacatagctattattttcatcttcttgtttttaggtttttggtttaaaattctaaactgtttggaggatgatgtttcgcagtatttaatctttatgatttgttatattgcaattttttatgggatattttgatgtttacgtccgtgaactatgttgtcccatatttttgtcaaaagtaaagtcgttcatgatcggtattcatattggtttaagaatgaatagacttttgacatatacaaaagttaagcctatattgtcaatccttgacggaagataggataaaatcttttgtatccaaggattattgctattgtatatactagtgcaaaagaatgaatccttgtgtattccacggtatagatcttcattgatccatctttttgtattaccgtgaggctccgtaatgtgtcttatgttgagcacgatacaactaagttgattatttttgattagcttggttggttgttccataaggtatgttatgttgagtatttagaactaaataatcatcttcttggttatttagtgattactccacaagttttcttgtgttgagtacatgaacgattaagccaatcactctcttgtatggttatcttagtctttgctccgtaagtttacttatgttgagaacaatgaattaaattgatcatttttgtggttaatttgattatgtattccgattgaattattcatgggtttaattatgaataatttgattgagttttggatataaaaatcattctcatggttttggtgtccaataaaatacttcgcttctcttgaaattaaggtcgctcgttgttgtttccttgggaatgacatcaaatgggggagaattcttttgaacttatgcttaatggtcatatcttgaggggtgtgcggctgtggaattttagaggggttatcttgtatctttaaactccttgatgaatgttgttagcttcggctatatgattgcatctaaataagatgatgtgtgtttcattctctcagtcatgaaatgtctcttacggaaatttcattatgatcccgttcttgtacctttgccaattttattgacaaaaagggggagaattaatatgtagttcacactacaaatacatatggttttcggatcattgtataagggggagtggttttcatgtgagatggagtattgactaagggggagtgatacatatcaccatagtattattgttgaagttgtgatacaattggactttggcactatgtaataatactatgaaaatgtataacaatgatcgaggctgatgctttctcattgttatagctacggatcttcaacaacggtgattttaaacttacaacctttgggatcattgaagtacttggaagtgacgaagatttcgaggaatgttgaagattagacatgtggaataggagctactaaagtttctttattttttttgtattccatatgtattgatagttttgtcactaaaattgacaaagtgggagattgttagagcactgctcggtcaaacttgcatgcgttgctatctcaagtatgtttgtcaatgttagtgatcaaaactataagtcttgatttctagtctcttataactaagtctcggactaggatagtaagtgtagttgagatcaaggacttcatggcgattcatcatacaagtagaacatctactcaaggaaccagtggaacttctcgacaaaaaggtatgtggagacttgaacttatctgtcactcaaaagtctatctattttatctcctactctttgagacaaaattcgtatgctatatatgtagagtagatcatacacacttggtatttcgagccgagtatacctcgcctatctacatctctaaatatgtgttggtaagcttttcgcttcgaccaagtttatctttacctagtgacaaaagtcatgaatgtttcaatcaccttgaaaattgctttgacgagaaatagtgtaacaactatataacgtcctctaagaatgtttcaatgattggaatgacagTTTAGAGTACATAactaatggattccttgaaccgaagttttcgaactttgttgatcaagagaaccggaagtatggcaagtgctaagtccgcaaactcagtaggcgaactgccgaagttctcaaacccgagaatttctgctggagttgacaaactacttgcgtgagccaagtccgcgaaccgacgtagttctcgaacccgagaatttctgctggagtttgtaaactctatccggtgtcttaagtccgcaaacctagtctgcgaacttgagaaggttatatatctaaagatgatttctgaacttaatcttaaaagactaggGAAtgcattttcaaaccgtggatattaaagttcatgaaccgattcgagtgaatcaaatcatctttgctttaattgtgtcttgtgtagttacataagatttccttgcaattgaacaactctcttaaatagttcatttgagtcaattgaattagttatggtgaagaagaacatggttggtatgaaatgctcatatggttaacctctttgggtagactattgctgaaccaacaatgtacacgtttgggtgcggttaacaaacctagaagcatacagtcatttgtgtatgacaagctaagttttcgatctaacggttgagaaatattagcttgaatctaaatcaggttttcatctaacggtggatattgattgctttgtaactaaggcaaaaccctgattcgaaaggctatataaaggagacatttagcattgagaaaactaatccccacacgttcgtgtgatactagtttctctgctagagtcgtttctcctttaacctttggttttcttcttctaaaaccaggttaacgacttaaagacttcattgagattgtgaagccagaccgatactacttttatcgtagttatcgTACTtttatctgatcttgcatcttgtatCGTCACAGTAccatcatattgattggcttgagatcgtgagagttatccgataggcaagatataaaaagtaatcaaaaacaccttcgtctcatcgtttgtgattccacaacatcttgtttcgctaccataccattaagattgttgtgaggtgattgattaatctaggttgttcttcgggaatataagaccggattatcaattggttcctcttcaccttgattattatcaaaagacggaacaaaaacttttagggtttttctgtgggagacagattgatcctttgatagacttgtctgtgtgagacagatttgtttattgttaaagcctgcgattttaggtcgtagcaactcttagttgtgggtgagatcagataagagaatcaagtgcgcagtatcctgttgggatcagaggcgtagggggtacaactgtaccttggatcagtgggagactgactgggattcaactatagtccagtccgaagttagcttggagtaggctagtgtctgtagcggcttaatacaatgtgtattcaatctggactagtcccgaggcttttctgcatttgcgatttcctcgttaacaaaattccggtgtctgtgttatttctattttcgcactatatttggttatataattgaaataatacaggttgtgcgtttgaatcaatcaattggaattccgacctttggttgttgattgatattgattgatccttggacattggtctttggtaccgtccaagttattccttgtgtttgattataaactcgctgatttttattagcttgagtgaatcaaaacaagatagagatattaactccttgagatacttttatctatattgagtctgactttctagttgattctctagtaagtttttcggagttagtccatacatatagctaataaaaatattgggtggtgttgttagacccccgctttttcagttcttTGAACACCATTATCATCATTACCttttctaccagatggaattgattggtcttcatctggagtttcaTCAGAATCACTTGGTTCAGGTGGACCCTGAGAATCATTTTTttcacggatcttgagcgttctCGGCTCAATGAATGCCACTCGATGTGTTGTAGTCAAGAGTTTGTCACCAACGCAAGGAGGTTTTGAAGGAGGAGTAAcaattttcttctttccttgcTTGGCATTTTGCAACCTAAACAAGAACAACGAAGAAAAAAATCAACTAGTCGTCAGGGTCGATTTTTGAACAAGTAACGACTAAGTAACAAATAGTCTTGGTCTTCAGGGATAACAAAAATAACCTATGCCGACTAAACAATAGTCGGCAGGGTTGTATTCAAATACCATGTCGGCTAATAACAAAATGGAACACAGAAAATACAAGGATTTTCACACAATTAGTCGGCATGTTCTATAATCTATATAGTGCCGACTAATACTCAGTCGGCAGCGTTGTATTCAAATACCATGCCGGCTAATAACTATATAGGACTCAAGAAACACATATATTTTATTAGCATTAGTTGGCAGGTTAGGAATTTCAAGAGCCAACGACTAACAAAAATAcatttagtcggcaaggttttaAGGTTGAATACCTAGATGACCCTGTAAATGGCACTTCCAGATATGAAAAGACGACATGGCATTCAACACTGGAAGATAACGACTACTCCTagatatgaaaagtcggcagggtcgtgCATCAGAAACCCTGTCGGCTACGTAACTGCAGATACACAAATTCGATTTTTTCTAATCTagtttgacatgcaaacataaaattgaagtaatggagtgagtttaagtaggcccttactttctcaATCGCGTCATTTCTTCGATTTCAGTAGTTTCagtggtttcttcttctttttcaacgggttttctttttgttttattttgaacaaATTTTCCAATGTCTGGGTCTTCAGTACTAGCTCTTCTATAAGTTTGTTTAACACGCGGCTTCATGTTTGAATATTAATTGACGATGAAATTTTCGAATGGACGAGTTTTTGATGGAGTTTTGGTGGGGGAAGCCGGTATGGTATAGGAAAAATGGTAgaagagaagaggaagaggagaacATGAAATGAAAACGAATTGAAAAGATGATTAGGGTGATTTTAATTACAAAGGATAAGGATAGTTTTGTAACTTTACCCACTAGAACCCTTAGCCCTTAAAAAGAGACCACTTAAAatcgggtataccccaattaatctggatcTTGCAGAAATCGAGATCGGGGAAGGAGAACAAGGGTAAAattaacaaagaagatgaagaaaactgtttggaagacgaagaTAACTGTCTACTTTTTTGGATAAATAAAAAATTGGTCGTTCACATTTGAGTTTTAATAATATTTacgaaaagaataaaaaatagaGCAAACCTCAGCAATACTATGCATTCTGTCTAAAGGTCCTAAAATAGTTGAACTTGTTGTAAAGGTTCAACCATGTGCGTGTCAGGACCAGTCGAGTGAGTTATATTGTTTTTTACCACTTCAACATCCCTGGTTGAGTTAGCAACAGTAGGTAGGTTAGGTTAGGTTAGGGTAGATTTTATTTTGAGTTCGAGTATTTTCCTAAATCAATTTCCTTCGTCCTTCCCCCACTCACAGTAGAAATGGAAACCGTAGGTCGATAGagagtttgtaaactaaaaaGATTCCTCATTGATAGATTTATGAATCTACATCTCTGCAATACGGTTTGATCAATGAATTGATATAAAGAAAGATGTTTATTACAGACACAAGAGAAGAGTTTATATAGCTCGTCCTCTCTCGACTCAATTCTCTTCAAGACACTCACGTGTTGTTCACTCGTTTACAAATCTCTCAGCTCACATGATTGCACCACACATACACAGACTCTCTCAACTTATGCCGATACCCTCCCTCAATCGCATGTCGGCTGAAAGACAACTTGCGATTAAATACAGACTCTCTCAACTTATGCAGAAACAGGAGAACTATGTTGCTGCAGAAAAAGACTTCAACGGCATAAGTACAACACAGAACAACAACAGAAATGGTGAATAAGAAATGCAGACAGCCCAGTAGGAAGTGGTTGCAGTTGGAGGCAGTTCTTGAAGCAGTTCAGAATAGGACAAGTAGTTGTAGAAGCACGatgtacaaaagaaaaagttgatgCAGGTGTAATAGGCATGTGCAGTAAGCATAGAGAGAAGATTCTAGTagatttgaaaacaaaaataaaccatGTAGTGGACGGAGGACCTgaactcatacctaaatgaaattCATGTTGAAAAAATAAACCACTAAGAGTTGTAGTAAGCAACTATGTAGCTGTAGTCGACCACTAGCAAAACAGACAAAGAAGCAAAGCCGTGTCCACTATCATTAGCACCCCATCAGACAACTCCAACCCTTAAGGAGAACATTCCGGCACATTCCAGCACCAACCAAAAGCAACTGAAACTTCTTAGATATCAGAATGAAGAACCTTGGTGCAGAGTggtaacaacagcaacaacaagctCATTCCCAACACcattagcaaaccaaaaaaaagaGGGATAGCTTGAACTCGTTGTAGAAACCATAATGAGATGTAGAATATGCTACAGTATATAGGCAATCACAATGACACTTGTCGAGTCGGAAAACTTGCAGTGTAATATAACCATGAGGAGTTGTTGCAGTAGTAATTTTAGTAGACTGAAGTGAAACTGCAAACCAAGTCTGACTGCATTGGACTAGTTGTTCTCGTCAAATACGCAGTATAACAACAATAAAAATCTGCAATAAAGCTTGTAGTTATGCATTTCCAAGAACCGATATCAAAGTTGTAGACAAATAACAGCTATTGGAGATGTAGTCGAAGTAGTTGATGTTGTAAAAGAATGGCAATTGAAGTACTTGGAGCAggaatttaagatgaagaacttgACTGCAGCTGAACGTTGTAGCTATAGAGATAATAGAAATAGGCAGCACGGATTTAACACTTTGTACCAACCAGATTGTGTAGTGCACAAGTTCTAGCAGCAGCTTACAAACTAAATAAATATCTGTAGCAGCACTAGCAACAGTTGTTAAAATAAGAATCTGAACCAAACTCACACACGTATGCCAGAAATCTTCAGAAAACTCGTATAtcatgcacaagaaaaacaattaACAAGAAGTCTTATCACATTTACCATCTCCACTATCTCAGCATTGTTATCACTTATGCAATCTTCCCACTCAGCTTTACCTTGTCTCATTCAATTCACACAATAACTGAAGAAacttattgaaaaaaaaatctaggTTGTATTCCAACATGACTGGTCTTCAACTGTATTATTAACCTTTGATTATTCTCCGGAAGGCCATTACAGTTTTGATTATTCATTCACATACAAAATAAAAGTACAAAAGCACCACTGAATTTGAACTTCAACTGAATTATTCAAGAAGCAtaaaagatagaagaaaaataggTCGCATACTGAACACATATGCAAACTGAATACTAGGTTGCATACTGAGTGTATACAAACTCAACAAAAAGAACTCTAATCTGTATACCAGTACCATCACCAAATTCAATCCCAGAGCATCATCCTTAGTTTCATCATTACACACATAAACCGACTCACTCACATACCATTACCATGAGGACCGTACCAAAATAACATTGAGAGGAGGAGCTAACCGAAGCAATATTAAGCACGCAGTGGTGCAACAAACAATCAACACACACGTACTGCAATATTCTACTGAATTTAAGGAGAATTGTTCTTCACTATCCAATGGAACAAAATTAAGCTTCTCCCTAGCTAACTATTGTAGCAGAAATAGGCATGCTCATATCGAATAGATTCAGGAATCAATACTAGTAGGATTTGATAAAAGAACTAGGCCAAATTCAAACCTAATTATGATGAAAACAGAATTTGAAGACAAAATTGAATGTTGTTGAGATAGTGATGTAGAAATCGGACACATAAAATCAAATTTGAAGGAAGCAAAATATGAGATTCGAGATTACCAACTTTGATTTGATTTAAGCATTTGAGGTAGAAGAATCAAGTTTCAACCAAAAACGACATTGCAAACCCAAGTTCCCAAGAGCTCAAGTGATTTGAACCAAATTTCAAATCTGAGAATTATGCTTAATTCTGTTTCAAGACGTAGCAATAAAGCATCAGGATCAAATCCGTAATTCACACCAAGAAATCACCAGTAGGAACTCTCCATACATACTCCTTGAATCTTGAAATCaacttcataaaccctaattgaagatgatgaagaacaacAACATTTGAAGAAATTGGTAAAGAATTTAAGATTTAACAGCGGAAAGGATCGATACTCCTGAGAATCGAAATTCTCAAGACTGATACCATGATAGATTTATGAATCTACATCTCTGCAATACGGTTTGATCAATGAATTGATATAAAGAAAGATAGGAGAAAAGTAGGTTGCATACTGAACACATATGCAAACTGAATACTAGGTTGCATACCGAGTGTATACAAACTCAACAAAGAGAACTCTAATCTGTATACCAGTACCATCACCAAATTCAATCCCAGAGCATCATCCTCGGTTTCATCATAACGCACACAAACCGACTCACTCACATACCATTACCATGAGGACCGTACCAAAATAACATTGAGAGGAGGAGCTAACCGAAGCAATATTAAGCACGCGGTGGTGCAACAAACAATCAACACACACGTACCCCAATATTCTACTGAATTTAAGAAGAATTGTTCTTCACTATCCAATGGAACAAAATTAAGCTTCTCGTTAGCTAACTTTTGTAGTAGAAATAGGCATGCTCAGATCGAATAGATTCAGAAATCAATACTAGTAAGATTTGATAAAAGAACTAGCCCAAATTCAAACATAATTATGATGAAAACAAAATTTGGATACAGTGAGGTAGAATCTTAAACATTGATTTGTTCTAAATTGGGTCACCATTGTGGAGGCTGTATTATACGACGAATTTGTTATATCTGGAATTTGTGTTCAAGAGTACCTCAAATGACCGCTCTTGGTTTAAAAGATTTATTCCTTCTTCGGGATGATAGAAATGGCTTGGTCCACATCCGAAGAAGAAACTTTGGAAATTTTATGTTGTTAATTATAAGTATGTAGCTAACCTGGTTGATAATATGCTTCTGAAAACAACTTTAAGTCTATTAAAATGATTCATTTTTTTTCGCtgtaatttctttctttttcttgaaaCCAATGACCACCATGCATTCATACAAGTTATCTATCTTCTTACTTTACAGTAGTACAACAGAATGAGTATGTTGAATCTCGCCTGTTGATGAATTGGATAACTTCATGTATCGAACTGTAAGTATTCCCTTTTAACTCTTTTTACTCATATTTAGTGAGTTTTTGTTTTGTAACTGTGGCTGGACTtaatttaatcattttttttagtAGCGTTTAAGCATGTCATCTTCCTATGGACTAAGTTAGGCTTTATTTGTGAATGAAAATGTCCATATATTGTTAGCCAAATGTTGTAACAGATATCTGGTACGCTGTATAACAAAAtggattccttcatattttactGGTAAGAATCCATATTGATGCAAAGCTTCGTTTTTTCCACTACttaacaaaaagaaaattatATGCTATGATTTGCCGCCGATGCCCCTTTCTACAAACATTAAATTCACCTTTGGTCCTAATGCAGGTTGCATGGCCACAAACAGATCTTTTTCACTGTTGGCTTGGGTTTTCTCATGCTTTCGTTGGGAGTGACATTGAAATCTGATGATTTTAGGGGGTGTTTGAGGAACCAGCAGAAAGTAAGTATTCAAATCTCATTTTCCGTAAGATACATATTATTCTCCAGTTTGCAAGTAGGTGTAAAATTTGTTGCTCAGTACATGATCAAGCCCTTGTCAGACTTCTTTATTGCAATGGTATAGGTCTATTGTACCATAAAAGAGACATATATGAGTCTCAACTAAGACATATATGAGTCTCAACTAAGGTATATGGCACAAAAAAACAAACATTTAATGTTTATAACACTGTCCCATAAAAGAAATTGGGTAGCCTCCTACAAGTGTCGCATAAAATAAATTGGGTAGATTGGTCTATCggcgtataatttttttttgattttgttctCGCAGGTGAACTCGTGCTCATTAGTAATTTATGGAGCTTCGTCAAAAACAATTCATGCATGAAACCTGTTTTAAATtgttaagagaaaatatcttctacGAACCGTTTCCAAACTAGGACTTGCTACAACATGGTTCACTCTGTCTGCAGTGAGTTTTTTAGTATCTTTTGCATAAACAGTTGTATAATTGTGTTGTTGGATAAATAGAAAAGTGTTGCATATTATGTTCATCCCGTTAGAATGTCTTTTTATTGTCTTGTTAGATACAATCTCATCAATATATAGTGGTGAGGGATCTTTTTAGTTTACAAACTTTCAAACTCAACCAGGGAGGTTAAAGTGGTAAAAAAACAATATGACTCACTCGGCTGGTCCTGACACGCACATGGTTGAACCTTGGGCTTTTGGATAAAGTACCCCTATTTTTCACATTACACTAAAAAAGTGCCCCCGTTTTTTAGAAATTTGTTAAAGTAtcccgttttattcaaaaggcaaATTCCATCCAGTTAAGTGCTAGGTGGCAGTTATCTTTCCAACTAAAAGTCTTATTTACCCCTAAACTATATC
Above is a genomic segment from Papaver somniferum cultivar HN1 chromosome 10, ASM357369v1, whole genome shotgun sequence containing:
- the LOC113314972 gene encoding sodium/pyruvate cotransporter BASS2, chloroplastic-like, with the translated sequence MYRTISGTLYNKMDSFIFYWLHGHKQIFFTVGLGFLMLSLGVTLKSDDFRGCLRNQQKVNSCSLVIYGASSKTIHA